Proteins from one Mytilus galloprovincialis chromosome 11, xbMytGall1.hap1.1, whole genome shotgun sequence genomic window:
- the LOC143052085 gene encoding uncharacterized protein LOC143052085 — MGFPQRPKELNLYPLEERLLSLRIPFMQIRQLPRGGQLSVKGNVVNVPVEVQPTINSLPHTIEKSGTISVKLKKKLEFKKCDFSENVRPFAVICALHYLMRTSDLYKSSGIEINEDWITEIAKINEETHENENNSAEQENDQDQNDSDNDSDHFSEVDESETHVGNTDTLLDHIPDDNPLCDAGLTFAPGEGQRPISLYSDPDAEYLSFPTIFCGQRRPDNKDRSVSVHFTDIVKWELRPMDRRVAQSVPNIFFKLKKIQLKNISDKVNLALRRCQSEGKKWTAKDVLNPNTVNDLVRLDEGYYIFRSLRNSPVYLEKRKKDLFAMIRQLGLPTWFGSLSSADTNWKDLLRILGKLNDGKEYTDNELEGMDWHQKSKLVQKDPQSSVLEKLGPDSTEIESDNDIKRYSRRPKQLENWCLADYVSQLELQYPKTESSDDHETEEKDHESDNENEAANADIIEEINNKIDITLKNGIRIYQRKTPKVIRYVKYNYKTDSENFYRERLMLFYPWRNELSDLQCEHETFENMYLTVARILEKKAKQYEGKVIDLEKAIEEAENDCNENDQIAPATQQVEMEDAEIGPTESEQYVHFNPDRPTEHRLYDMSREVGIEARTVELTNHANRISERDYFDLIRSLNKKQWEFFQHVVTWVKTKHEPFYTFLTGGAGCGKSVVVRTIFQALHRHLCSIEGEDPDDIRILLCAPTGKAAYNINGLTIHNAFQIQPNKGLDQSLSCDVLNTLRMKYRNLSLILIDEISMVGNKMFSLLERRLKKIKGSNCSFGGVSIIAIGDFFQLQPVFDSWIFNDLSKGLTALAPNYWKLLFSFHELTEIMRQKDDLEFAQLLNRLRQNQLTENDFAVLNTRTVSISDPTYRTNATHLFVENALVDNFNLQYISKLGSQKVKVTAVDTVCGDLPASVKTKLLSSLPEKQSDTANLAKEVVLAIGMKYDLTANIEVTDGLTNGSTCELKLIECKTKSIRPSIIWVKFEDARIGANNRRKYSHLFGKDVEITWTPMFDIKRSFTYKYKTFERIQFPLRPAAGKTIHKSQGDTLQEVVVSLKSKRKGKIPHIHYVALSRVTSLTGLQILDLNQQAIAVAECVRQELHRLRTDATLQLCFKPLYNLSRHQGKMSNISRPHMAKSETPTYT, encoded by the exons ATGGGATTTCCCCAAAGACCAAAAGAACTAAATTTGTATCCTTTAGAAGAGAGACTGTTATCATTAAGAATTCCTTTTATGCAGATTCGACAGTTGCCAAGAGGTGGACAGTTATCAGTTAAAGGCAATGTTGTAAATGTGCCTGTTGAAGTTCAACCTACAATAAATTCTCTTCCACATACAATAGAGAAATCAGGTACAATATCAGTTAAACTGAAGAAGAAGCTGGAATTCAAAAAGTGTGATTTTAGTGAAAATGTGAGACCTTTTGCTGTCATTTGTGCATTACATTATTTGATGAGAACAAGTGACTTGTACAAGTCTTCTGGCATAGAAATAAATGAGGATTGGATTACCGAAATCgctaaaataaatgaagaaacacatgaaaatgaaaacaatagtGCAGAACAAGAGAATGACCAAGATCAGAATGATTCAGATAATGACTCCGATCATTTCAGTGAAGTAGATGAAAGTGAAACGCATGTTGGAAACACAGATACACTGTTAGATCACATTCCAGACGACAATCCACTATGTGATGCAGGTTTAACTTTTGCTCCTGGTGAAGGTCAACGACCAATTAGTCTCTACAGTGATCCTGATGCAGAGTACTTATCTTTTCCAACTATATTCTGTGGTCAACGAAGGCCAGATAACAAAGACAGGTCTGTCTCTGTTCACTTTACTGATATTGTCAAATGGGAACTAAGGCCCATGGATAGGAGAGTAGCACAGTCTgtaccaaatatatttttcaagttaaaaaaaattcagttaaaaaacatAAGTGATAAGGTCAATCTTGCTCTAAGAAGGTGTCAATCAGAAGGAAAAAAATGGACAGCAAAAGATGTACTCAATCCTAACACTGTAAATGATCTTGTAAGATTAGATGAAGGTTATTATATCTTTAGAAGTTTAAGAAATTCTCCAGTATACCTTGAAAAGAGGAAGAAAGATTTGTTTGCAATGATCAGACAGTTGGGTCTTCCAACATGGTTTGGCTCTCTTTCATCTGCAGACACTAATTGGAAAGATTTGTTACGAATTCTTGGCAAATTAAATGATGGCAAAGAATATACTGACAATGAATTGGAAGGAATGGATTGGCATCAGAAATCTAAACTTGTTCAGAAAGACCCT CAATCATCGGTTCTAGAAAAACTAGGCCCAGACTCTACTGAAATAGAATCAGACAATGATATTAAAAGGTACTCGCGTAGACCAAAACAACTGGAGAACTGGTGTTTAGCAGATTATGTATCTCAGCTTGAATTGCAGTATCCTAAAACTGAGTCCTCAGATGATCACGAAACAGAAGAAAAAGATCATGAATCTGATAATGAAAATGAAGCGGCAAATGCAGATATTATAGAAGAAATCAATAACAAAATCGACATAACCCTGAAGAATGGTATTCgaatatatcaaagaaaaacacctAAGGTTATAAGATATGTTAAATACAATTACAAGACTGACTCTGAAAACTTCTACAGAGAACgcttaatgttattttatccATGGAGAAATGAACTTTCAGATTTGCAATGCGAACATGAAACATTCGAAAACATGTACTTGACCGTTGCaagaattttagaaaaaaaagctaAGCAATATGAAGGAAAAGTGATAGACCTAGAGAAAGCTATAGAAGAGGCAGAAAACGATTGTAATGAGAATGATCAAATAGCACCTGCCACACAGCAAGTAGAAATGGAAGATGCTGAAATAGGCCCAACAGAATCTGAACAGTATGTACATTTCAATCCAGATAGACCAACAGAACATAGACTGTATGATATGTCCCGTGAAGTTGGAATAGAAGCAAGAACAGTAGAATTGACAAATCATGCAAACAGAATAAGTGAGAGGgattattttgatttgataagATCCTTGAATAAGAAACAGTGGGAATTTTTCCAACATGTTGTCACATgggttaaaacaaaacatgaaccattttatacatttttgacagGTGGAGCAGGATGTGGAAAATCTGTAGTTGTAAGAACAATATTTCAAGCTTTACACAGACACTTATGTTCTATTGAAGGTGAGGACCCTGACGATATTAGAATTCTTCTTTGTGCTCCTACTGGAAAGGCAGCTTACAATATAAATGGTCTGACCATTCACAATGCTTTCCAGATACAACCAAATAAAGGACTTGACCAGTCATTGTCATGCGATGTTCTCAATACACTCAGaatgaaatacagaaatttgTCTCTGATTTTGATTGATGAAATTTCAATGGTTGGAAATAAAATGTTCTCTTTACTGGAGAGAAGGCTGAAAAAAATCAAGGGAAGCAACTGTTCATTTGGTGGCGTGAGTATCATAGCTATTGGTGACTTTTTCCAACTCCAACCTGTATTTGACAGCTGGATTTTCAATGATCTAAGCAAAGGATTAACAGCATTAGCTCCTAATTActggaaattattattttcttttcatgaacTAACTGAAATAATGAGACAAAAAGATGATTTGGAATTTGCTCAATTACTAAATAGGTTGAGACAAAATCAGCTGACTGAAAATGATTTTGCAGTTTTAAATACAAGAACTGTTTCAATCAGTGATCCAACATACAGAACTAATGCTACTCAtttgtttgttgaaaatgctttagtggataattttaatttgCAATACATATCTAAATTAGGCTCACAAAAGGTTAAAGTTACAGCAGTTGACACAGTTTGTGGGGATTTACCAGcatctgtaaaaacaaaattacttagTTCTTTACCAGAAAAACAGTCTGATACAGCAAACCTTGCAAAGGAAGTAGTATTAGCAATTGGGATGAAATATGATCTTACAGCTAATATTGAAGTCACTGATGGTCTCACAAATGGTTCAACTTGTGAACTTAAATTGATAGAGTGCAAAACGAAATCTATAAGACCAAGTATCATATGGGTTAAGTTTGAGGATGCCAGAATTGGTGCtaacaatagaagaaaatatTCACACTTGTTTGGAAAAGATGTTGAAATTACATGGACTCCAATGTTTGACATTAAAAGGtcatttacttataaatataagacCTTTGAAAGAATTCAATTTCCTCTTCGTCCAGCAGCTGGAAAAACAATTCATAAATCGCAAGGAGATACATTACAAGAAGTTGTTGTTAGTCTGAAATCAAAACGTAAAGGAAAAATTccacatattcactatgttgCACTAAGCAGAGTCACATCTTTAACTGGATTACAGATATTAGATCTCAATCAACAAGCAATAGCTGTAGCAGAGTGTGTTCGACAAGAATTACACAGACTAAGGACAGATGCAACTCTACAGTTGTGCTTTAAGCCATTGTATAATTTATCAA GACATCAGGGTAAAATGAGTAACATCTCCCGACCGCATATGGCTAAATCGGAAACACCTACGTATACTTGA